The Chryseobacterium sp. 52 genome includes a region encoding these proteins:
- a CDS encoding HAD-IA family hydrolase: MNTIELLVLDMAGTTIDEDNVVYKTLTEAVNNHGYQVTLDKVLSSCAGMEKLEAITSLLKEIKGNEEDAPVIFEKFSEQLKEAYKKLEVKPINGTESFLLKMKAQHKKVVLNTGYTSEIAHQLLDKLQWKENVHFDALITADDVSESRPSPDMIHLAMKKFNISEPGKVLKAGDSVIDIEEGKNAGCGLTIAVLSGAQNRAELEKAHPDYIFNTISEAEDIL; encoded by the coding sequence ATGAATACTATAGAATTACTGGTTCTGGATATGGCCGGAACAACGATTGACGAAGATAATGTAGTGTATAAAACATTAACGGAGGCTGTGAATAACCACGGCTATCAGGTGACTTTAGACAAAGTGCTGTCCAGCTGCGCCGGAATGGAAAAACTGGAAGCAATTACAAGTCTTTTAAAAGAAATCAAGGGTAATGAAGAAGATGCTCCTGTTATCTTTGAGAAATTTTCAGAACAATTAAAAGAGGCTTACAAAAAACTTGAAGTAAAACCGATCAACGGAACGGAGAGTTTTCTTTTGAAAATGAAGGCTCAGCATAAAAAAGTAGTGCTTAATACAGGCTACACGTCTGAGATTGCACACCAGCTTTTGGACAAATTACAATGGAAAGAAAATGTTCATTTCGATGCTCTGATCACTGCCGATGATGTTTCGGAAAGCCGTCCGAGTCCTGATATGATCCATCTTGCTATGAAAAAATTCAATATCAGTGAACCGGGAAAGGTGTTAAAAGCAGGAGATTCTGTGATTGATATTGAAGAAGGAAAAAACGCGGGTTGCGGACTTACCATTGCTGTTCTTTCCGGCGCTCAAAACAGAGCTGAACTGGAAAAGGCACATCCTGATTATATTTTTAATA
- a CDS encoding TIGR03364 family FAD-dependent oxidoreductase: MTTKFDLLVVGGGILGTFHAYHALKRGLKVALLERNSVPQGATVRNFGQVVPSGMDLKWQNFGRESLAIYNELHTQADLTIRKNGSVYIASNDEEIQLIEELYEINRNNDYESVLLSKNDCIKKFDGLRSDYCKGGLFFPQELSVDSADMIVKLHKLLQEKLGLQIFYNTTVIEAGDNGLNCTALTAEGTEFMASKIIICGGHEFKTLYPKVFNESDLEVSKLQMLQTKPQGIYSLPGNILTGLSVRRYESFSECASYEKIKALEDPKSFEKKFGIHILFKQALDGSIILGDSHEYADAKNADDLGYDLNMEIDEFMIHEAKKIIDLPTYEIQRRWFGVYSQCKTKDIFEHSPSPNVHIVTGIGGKGMTGSGGFSKFNIEKIYA, translated from the coding sequence ATGACAACAAAATTTGATTTACTCGTTGTAGGAGGCGGAATTTTGGGAACATTCCACGCCTATCATGCCCTGAAAAGAGGTCTTAAGGTCGCTTTACTGGAAAGAAATTCTGTTCCTCAGGGCGCAACGGTGAGAAACTTCGGACAGGTAGTTCCCTCCGGAATGGATCTTAAATGGCAGAATTTCGGAAGAGAAAGTCTGGCCATCTACAATGAACTTCATACTCAGGCAGATCTTACCATAAGAAAAAACGGCTCCGTATATATCGCTTCGAATGATGAAGAAATTCAGCTGATTGAAGAGTTGTATGAGATCAACAGAAATAATGATTATGAATCTGTTCTGTTATCAAAAAATGACTGCATCAAGAAATTTGACGGTCTCCGTTCGGATTACTGTAAAGGAGGTCTCTTTTTCCCACAGGAACTGTCTGTAGATTCTGCTGATATGATCGTAAAACTTCACAAACTGCTTCAGGAAAAGTTAGGGCTTCAGATCTTTTATAACACAACCGTTATCGAAGCCGGAGACAACGGACTGAACTGTACCGCTCTAACCGCAGAAGGGACTGAATTCATGGCATCAAAAATCATTATTTGCGGCGGACATGAGTTCAAAACATTATACCCTAAAGTATTCAATGAAAGCGATTTAGAAGTGAGTAAACTGCAGATGCTGCAGACCAAACCTCAGGGGATTTATTCACTTCCGGGAAATATACTGACCGGGCTTTCTGTGAGAAGGTATGAATCATTCAGTGAATGTGCTTCTTATGAGAAAATCAAAGCTTTGGAAGATCCAAAATCCTTTGAGAAAAAATTTGGAATTCATATTTTATTTAAACAGGCGCTTGACGGTTCTATCATCCTGGGAGACTCTCATGAGTATGCAGATGCCAAAAATGCGGATGATCTTGGGTATGATCTGAATATGGAAATTGATGAGTTCATGATTCATGAAGCAAAAAAAATTATTGATCTTCCGACCTATGAAATTCAGAGGAGATGGTTTGGGGTATATTCCCAGTGCAAAACGAAAGATATTTTCGAGCACAGCCCTTCTCCGAATGTCCACATTGTAACGGGTATCGGAGGAAAAGGAATGACGGGAAGCGGAGGCTTTTCAAAATTTAATATAGAAAAAATTTACGCATAA
- a CDS encoding DUF5690 family protein: MAQSINKKTLVTLKAALAAFGVYFCMYGFRKPFTVASFEGIAYFGVDYKILIIIAQAVGYFISKFIGIKFISELKPEKRIVYLLTFIGVAELALLGFAAVPAPYNIIFMFINGIPLGMIWGIVFSYIEGRKTTEIIGLFLCTSFVVSSGFTKSVGKSIMDTFPVSEFWMPFCTGLIFIIPLIIFAFLLERIPKPTEEDILLKSKRQPLHRTERKELIRQFFVPVVCIIFLYVCLTVLRDFRDNFNREIWDGMHFTFDSSIFTLTEIPIAVMVLLILSFMVKVKNNKKAFAYYHYILFGGILTVGLSTYLFQSGSLPPFMWMVISGFGMYICYIPFNGIYFDRMIAAFDIKGNVGFLIYTVDSFGYLGSVLILLYKNFGSAQTSWLNFYIHLNYIITAAVFILSVTAFLAFKKKAKPNSNSNQFINFDTSKIL; encoded by the coding sequence ATGGCTCAAAGTATCAACAAAAAAACATTAGTAACACTGAAGGCTGCATTAGCCGCTTTCGGTGTCTACTTCTGCATGTACGGCTTCAGAAAGCCTTTTACGGTAGCCTCTTTTGAAGGAATCGCATATTTCGGGGTTGATTATAAGATCCTCATTATCATTGCTCAGGCTGTAGGCTATTTTATTTCAAAATTCATAGGTATCAAATTTATTTCTGAACTGAAGCCGGAAAAGAGAATCGTCTATTTACTGACGTTTATTGGGGTGGCCGAGCTTGCCTTATTAGGATTTGCAGCCGTTCCTGCTCCTTACAATATCATCTTCATGTTCATCAACGGTATTCCGCTGGGAATGATCTGGGGAATTGTATTTTCTTACATTGAAGGCCGGAAAACGACAGAAATCATAGGCTTATTCCTGTGTACAAGCTTTGTGGTTTCTTCAGGATTTACAAAATCGGTCGGGAAATCCATCATGGATACTTTTCCTGTTTCAGAATTCTGGATGCCTTTTTGCACCGGGCTTATTTTTATCATTCCGTTAATTATTTTCGCTTTTCTTTTGGAAAGGATTCCGAAACCTACGGAGGAGGATATTCTGCTTAAAAGTAAAAGACAGCCTTTGCACCGTACGGAAAGAAAGGAACTGATCCGTCAGTTTTTTGTTCCTGTTGTATGTATTATTTTTCTGTATGTCTGCCTGACGGTTTTAAGGGATTTCAGAGATAATTTCAACCGGGAAATCTGGGACGGAATGCATTTTACGTTTGACAGTTCTATTTTCACCCTAACAGAAATTCCTATTGCGGTAATGGTTCTTCTGATCTTAAGCTTTATGGTGAAAGTAAAAAATAATAAGAAAGCTTTTGCCTATTATCACTACATCCTTTTTGGAGGTATTCTCACGGTAGGATTGTCAACCTATTTATTTCAGAGCGGGTCATTACCTCCTTTTATGTGGATGGTTATCTCAGGTTTTGGAATGTACATCTGCTATATTCCTTTCAACGGAATTTATTTTGACCGGATGATTGCCGCTTTTGATATCAAGGGAAATGTAGGATTTCTGATCTATACCGTAGACTCTTTCGGATACCTTGGAAGTGTTCTGATCCTGCTTTACAAGAACTTTGGCTCTGCACAGACCTCGTGGCTTAATTTTTATATTCATCTGAATTATATTATTACTGCTGCCGTTTTTATTCTTTCGGTCACCGCTTTTTTAGCATTCAAAAAAAAGGCAAAACCGAATTCAAACTCTAATCAATTCATCAATTTCGATACGTCGAAAATTTTATAA